One window of Myxocyprinus asiaticus isolate MX2 ecotype Aquarium Trade chromosome 4, UBuf_Myxa_2, whole genome shotgun sequence genomic DNA carries:
- the LOC127439796 gene encoding transmembrane protein 174-like — MKRSGVQDFWKSITERRNHGTNIAANSSDAVAGGVCNAISNSNQSSSDVSVNVVSVTPSLAPSCTESQVSDGDKAGATLLFSGVFLALVGMTFTAMGWTNYNVNHSSEWTQLLGPILLSVGGTFVLISVCKFRMLSCQACKQNDGERTSETDPLPPLSGPSFVFTGLNQPITFHRATVVQYIPPPYASVVQDQSLGPVNGLHSSHQPIAVTVSTPPQYYSVYPMENPAFISSEHDNATAEQRESRNYSSSEEEGKTTRPTADSAFSPPAYEDLFATSSCDSCS, encoded by the exons ATGAAACGTTCCGGTGTTCAAGATTTTTGGAAGAGCATAACGGAACGTAGGAATCATGGGACAAACATTGCTGCCAATTCAAGTGATGCAGTAGCTGGTGGTGTTTGTAATGCCATTTCGAACAGCAACCAAAGCTCCAGTGATGTCTCTGTTAATGTTGTCTCTGTGACGCCCAGCTTAGCACCGAGCTGTACAGAGAGTCAGGTGTCAGATGGAGACAAAGCGGGTGCCACACTACTATTCTCTGGAGTCTTCTTGGCTCTGGTTGGCATGACATTCACTGCCATGGGGTGGACAAATTACAATGTCAATCACAGCTCAGAGTGGACACAGCTATTGGGGCCCATTCTACTGTCTGTAGGAGGTACGTTTGTTCTCATAAGTGTCTGCAAATTCCGAATGCTCTCCTGCCAGGCCTGCAAGCAGAATGATGGGGAGAGAACATCGGAAACAGACCCTCTGCCGCCCCTTTCGGGACCATCGTTTGTCTTCACTGGACTCAATCAGCCCATTACCTTCCACAGGGCCACGGTAGTCCAGTACATCCCACCACCATATGCCTCTGTGGTACAGGACCAAAGTCTGGGCCCTGTTAATGGTTTGCATTCCAGTCACCAACCAATAGCGGTTACAGTGAGCACACCACCACAGTATTACAGTGTGTATCCCATGGAAAACCCTGCTTTTATTTCCAGTGAACATGACAATGCTACGGCTGAACAAAGGGAAAGCAG GAATTACAGCAGCTCAGAGGAAGAGGGAAAAACAACTAGGCCTACAGCAGACAGCGCCTTCTCTCCACCTGCATACGAGGACCTTTTTGCCACCTCCTCTTGTGACTCTTGCTCCTGA